One window of Saccharopolyspora phatthalungensis genomic DNA carries:
- a CDS encoding MarR family winged helix-turn-helix transcriptional regulator codes for MGRGNMGSELSADSQLDRDVCKLVHQFAQTLDIRVRRVAEELGLTSTQVVALRELSEPITARELATRMSCEASNATFVLDRLEQQGLIERRPHPTDRRAKQIVLTPSGRRSRTTVLKNLNSRSPLTPLTDAQQKTLRNLLRALVAER; via the coding sequence ATGGGGCGGGGGAACATGGGAAGCGAATTGTCGGCGGACAGCCAGCTCGATCGGGACGTGTGCAAGCTGGTCCACCAGTTCGCCCAGACGCTCGATATCCGCGTGCGCCGGGTCGCCGAGGAACTCGGCCTCACCTCAACACAGGTAGTCGCGCTCCGCGAGCTGTCCGAACCGATCACCGCGCGCGAACTGGCCACCAGGATGTCGTGCGAGGCATCCAATGCGACGTTCGTCCTGGACCGACTGGAGCAGCAAGGTCTGATCGAGCGGCGACCGCATCCGACGGACCGGCGCGCCAAGCAGATCGTGCTCACCCCGTCCGGTCGGCGCAGCCGGACCACGGTGCTCAAGAACCTGAACTCCCGATCCCCGCTGACCCCGCTGACCGATGCCCAGCAGAAGACTCTGCGCAATCTGCTGCGAGCGCTCGTCGCGGAACGCTAG
- a CDS encoding nucleotide disphospho-sugar-binding domain-containing protein has protein sequence MVVLVRIIRTRTSGLVPESWLGYRSPRATRRTVRLALGTRVFAQKRRQLRTRTGSVFGAFAAGLPELVTPGPGDRKFNAEQVAARGAGLAVAAKRITAADLVRLIIDDGLTAAEVRAEMNAMPAPAELVAHLARHPHLRSEDTGGLRCVLALPPSRSRSVVASRHGSRGAASP, from the coding sequence ATGGTGGTTCTAGTTCGCATCATCCGAACTCGGACTAGTGGCCTCGTGCCGGAATCTTGGTTGGGGTATAGATCACCTCGCGCAACTCGTCGCACTGTCCGGCTCGCCTTGGGGACGCGAGTTTTCGCGCAAAAACGTCGCCAGCTCCGCACCAGGACGGGCAGCGTCTTCGGAGCTTTTGCGGCGGGGCTCCCGGAGCTGGTGACGCCGGGGCCGGGCGACCGCAAGTTCAATGCCGAACAGGTGGCCGCGCGCGGGGCGGGTCTCGCGGTTGCGGCCAAGCGAATCACCGCGGCCGACCTAGTCCGCCTGATCATCGACGACGGTCTGACAGCGGCCGAGGTCCGCGCGGAGATGAACGCCATGCCGGCACCGGCGGAACTGGTGGCCCACCTCGCTCGTCACCCGCACCTGAGATCCGAGGACACCGGCGGGCTGCGGTGCGTTCTTGCGCTGCCGCCGAGCCGGTCGCGGAGCGTGGTGGCCTCCCGTCATGGATCCCGCGGGGCGGCCTCGCCGTGA
- a CDS encoding DUF2079 domain-containing protein, producing the protein MSAITDVPTTVVPAASGRRAASNQAILFVLWGAFFACYTWISVSRYAGYASMSFDLGIFEQVVRSYAEGRTPVADLLGPGFVIFGDHFSPVLALLAPLYLLFPSAQTLLVAQAALFALSVVPVTRAATRLLGNVRGLAVGVAYGLSWGVQRAVDFDFHEICFAVPLLAFVLEAMLARRWWRALAWCAPLVLVKDDLTLTAATIAALLAWQARRDDKRFVRVAAVSAVLCVIAWFCITLLIIPSFNASGTYRYWDKISGDAVLYGWLLDGVDEKFSTLLWILIPTTGLIALRSPLLVATLPTFGWRFLSQEEHYWSTDWHYNAVLMPIVALAMVDAIARVRATHPAWLRGYASHLPGLVLAAAIALSGTLPISKLTQSQSERYEQNAAAATSALARVPDGATVEGDNATVAHLTGRCRVFFVGSTDGFVPDYIAVHMTDKTAAEMRDYAHELHPGTTYQVLAGESDFWVLRRVNGFGGAAPQ; encoded by the coding sequence ATGAGTGCGATCACCGATGTCCCCACCACCGTTGTGCCCGCCGCTTCGGGTCGCAGAGCGGCGTCGAACCAGGCGATCCTGTTCGTGTTGTGGGGCGCGTTCTTCGCCTGCTACACCTGGATCTCGGTGTCGCGTTACGCCGGGTACGCCTCGATGTCGTTCGATCTGGGCATTTTCGAACAGGTCGTGCGGTCCTACGCCGAGGGCCGGACTCCGGTCGCGGACCTGCTGGGACCGGGGTTCGTCATCTTCGGCGACCACTTCAGCCCGGTGTTAGCTCTCCTCGCGCCGCTCTACCTCTTGTTCCCCTCCGCGCAGACGCTGCTCGTCGCGCAGGCGGCGCTGTTCGCGCTTTCGGTCGTTCCGGTGACCAGGGCCGCTACGCGCTTGCTCGGCAACGTCCGGGGACTGGCCGTGGGGGTCGCCTACGGCTTGTCCTGGGGCGTGCAACGAGCCGTCGACTTCGACTTCCACGAGATCTGCTTCGCGGTCCCGCTCCTCGCCTTCGTGCTCGAAGCGATGCTGGCGCGGAGGTGGTGGCGAGCGCTCGCCTGGTGCGCGCCGCTCGTGCTGGTCAAAGACGATCTCACGCTCACCGCGGCGACTATCGCGGCCTTGCTCGCGTGGCAGGCCAGGCGGGACGACAAACGATTCGTCCGCGTCGCCGCCGTGAGCGCGGTGCTGTGCGTCATCGCGTGGTTCTGCATCACCCTGCTGATCATCCCCTCGTTCAACGCGTCCGGCACCTACCGGTACTGGGACAAGATCTCCGGCGATGCGGTTCTCTACGGCTGGTTGCTGGACGGCGTCGACGAGAAGTTCAGCACGCTGCTGTGGATCCTCATTCCGACGACCGGGTTGATCGCGCTCCGGTCACCGCTGCTGGTGGCCACCCTCCCGACGTTCGGTTGGCGGTTCCTGTCCCAGGAGGAGCACTACTGGAGCACCGACTGGCACTACAACGCGGTGCTGATGCCCATCGTCGCCCTGGCGATGGTCGACGCCATAGCCCGCGTGCGCGCGACGCACCCTGCCTGGTTGCGGGGCTACGCCTCGCATCTTCCGGGCCTCGTCTTGGCCGCGGCGATCGCATTGAGCGGCACGCTGCCCATTTCGAAGCTGACCCAGAGTCAGAGCGAGCGCTACGAGCAGAACGCCGCGGCGGCGACGAGCGCGCTGGCCCGGGTCCCAGACGGCGCAACGGTTGAAGGCGACAATGCCACGGTCGCGCACCTCACCGGACGGTGCCGGGTCTTCTTCGTCGGCAGCACCGACGGCTTCGTCCCGGACTACATTGCCGTCCACATGACGGACAAGACCGCCGCCGAGATGCGCGACTACGCCCACGAACTGCACCCCGGCACCACCTACCAGGTCCTGGCGGGGGAATCCGACTTCTGGGTCCTCCGCCGGGTCAACGGATTCGGCGGCGCCGCACCCCAGTAG